The following are encoded in a window of Phocoena phocoena chromosome 2, mPhoPho1.1, whole genome shotgun sequence genomic DNA:
- the GNPNAT1 gene encoding glucosamine 6-phosphate N-acetyltransferase, with amino-acid sequence MKPDETPMFDPSLLKEVDWSQNTATFSPAISPTHPGEGLVLRPLCTADLNRGFFKVLGQLTETGVVNPEQFMKSFEHMKKSGDYYVTVVEDVTLGQIVATATLIIEHKFIHSCAKRGRVEDVVVSDECRGKQLGKLLLSTLTLLSKKLNCYKITLECLPQNAGFYKKFGYTVSEENYMCQRFLK; translated from the exons ATGAAACCTGATGAAACGCCTATGTTTGACCCAAGTCTACTCAAAGAAGTGGACTGGAGTCAGAATACAGCTACATTTTCTCCAGCCATTTCCCCAACACATCCTGGAGAAGGTTTGGTTTTGAGGCCTCTTTGTACTGCTGATTTAAATAGAG GTTTTTTTAAGGTACTAGGTCAGCTGACAGAGACTGGAGTTGTCAACCCGGAACAATTTATGA AATCTTTTGAGCACATGAAGAAATCTGGGGATTATTATGTTACAGTTGTGGAAGATGTAACTTTAGGACAGATAGTTGCTACAGCAACTCTGATAATAGAACATAAATTCATCCATTCCTGTGCTAAG agagGAAGAGTAGAAGATGTTGTTGTTAGTGATGAATGCAGAGGAAAGCAGCTTGGCAAATT gtTATTATCAACCCTTACTTTGCTAAGCAAGAAACTGAACTGTTATAAGATTACCCTTGAATGTCTACCACAAAACGCTGGTTTCTATAAGAAGTTTGGATATACAGTATCTGAAGAAAACTACATGTGTCAGAGGTTTCTGAAGTAA